Within Cyanobium sp. AMD-g, the genomic segment TACGGCCTCAGCGTGGCCGAGCTGGTTCGGCTGAATCCAGGTCTGGAAACCGCCCGGCTCGTGGTGGGCAGCCAGGTGCGACTTGTCCAGTCGGCTCCGGGCCGGACCCGCATGCTGCTGGGCCTCAAGCCCTCGACCAGCGGCGGCATCAGCTGGCCCGACATCCCGGACTTTGGTGATCCCCAGCCCCCGTTCAATGGCGGCAACAACGCCCCTGCCACCACCTGGATCTGGCCCACCAAGGGGGTGTTCACCTCCGGCTTCGGTTGGCGATGGGGCCGGATGCACAAGGGCATCGACGTGGCCAACAACGTCGGCACACCGATCATGGCCGCCAAGGAGGGTCAGGTTTCCTTCGCCGGCTGGCATGAGGGCGGCTATGGCTACCTCGTGGAGATCGCCCACCCGGATGGCAGCCGCAGCCTGTACGCCCACAACAGCCGACTGCTCGTGAGCAAGGGCGAGGCCGTGACCCAGGGCCAGGTGATCAGCCAGATGGGCAGCACCGGCCGCAGCACGGGCCCCCACCTGCACTTCGAGATTCATCCCCCCGGACGCGGCGCCATCAACCCCTTGCAGATGCTGCCTCCCCGGGCCTGAGCCGGCGAGGGGGCTGTGAAGGTGATCGTCTAGGATCACTTCGATTGGCTCGGTAGCTCAGCTGGTTAGAGCGTGGGATTCATAACCCCAAGGTCGGGAGTTCAAGTCTCCCCCGAGCCATTGTGGACATGTCAATCTGATCAATCGACCTGAAGGCTTGGTGCCGCTCAGCGCATCTCGATGGCGTTGAGGCGTTCACGGAAGCTGCGGGCATTGGCCGCTTCCTGACTTTCTGCACTGTCAACAGG encodes:
- a CDS encoding M23 family metallopeptidase, whose amino-acid sequence is MILPFLLSAPAVVPLVAVLADDTPNTVSTETLLASLPTSADRVWVKVRRPVSIEELSTALDLDESRLARLNDVDEDHRFGNGDWLVVPSRGKERLGRIASLDSSIQRQSPPVSTPPPVEDDGVVRFGDTVLKLAQRYGLSVAELVRLNPGLETARLVVGSQVRLVQSAPGRTRMLLGLKPSTSGGISWPDIPDFGDPQPPFNGGNNAPATTWIWPTKGVFTSGFGWRWGRMHKGIDVANNVGTPIMAAKEGQVSFAGWHEGGYGYLVEIAHPDGSRSLYAHNSRLLVSKGEAVTQGQVISQMGSTGRSTGPHLHFEIHPPGRGAINPLQMLPPRA